A single region of the Bacillota bacterium genome encodes:
- a CDS encoding ANTAR domain-containing protein — protein sequence MVGIRICLALGQIEEMKKIKSFLVHYGFTVIDESTDGASAIRRIRTLRPDLIIADSDLPGINGVRIAEIAEEDGIAPVIVITNSDKDSLWIDVEHPKGIAFLQRPITKSALLQTIQLSLISYHKIMSLKEEIKKLKETLEDRKLIEKAKGIIMEKNNLSESEAYRLLQKQSMDRGIPLRELARAIILAHQIDN from the coding sequence GCTCTTGGTCAAATTGAAGAGATGAAAAAAATTAAATCTTTTTTAGTACATTATGGGTTTACTGTCATAGATGAATCTACTGATGGGGCATCAGCCATAAGGCGTATAAGAACCCTTCGCCCTGACTTAATTATTGCAGATAGTGACCTTCCGGGAATAAACGGTGTTCGGATTGCAGAAATCGCGGAAGAAGATGGTATTGCCCCGGTTATCGTAATAACTAACTCAGATAAAGACAGTCTATGGATCGATGTTGAACATCCTAAGGGCATTGCGTTTCTTCAACGCCCAATCACTAAATCCGCATTGCTGCAAACTATTCAGCTATCCTTGATAAGCTACCATAAAATAATGAGCCTTAAAGAAGAAATAAAAAAACTAAAGGAAACATTAGAAGACAGAAAGCTTATCGAGAAGGCTAAGGGTATTATAATGGAAAAAAATAACCTGTCGGAAAGCGAAGCCTACAGGTTGTTACAAAAACAGAGTATGGATAGAGGTATACCCTTGCGTGAATTAGCAAGAGCAATCATTCTAGCTCATCAAATAGATAATTAG